The following DNA comes from Phytohabitans rumicis.
GGCTCTTCCACGGCATCCAGGCGGCGCTGGTGGCCCAGCAGATGGCGGCCCGGATGCAGCTGGAGCAGATGCGCACCGGCCGGCCGGCGCTGCCGATGGCCCCGGGCGGGGGCCTCGTCCCCGGGATGCAGATCCAGCCCGGACAGGCCACCGAGGGCCAGGGCAAGACCGGCCAGTACCTCTAATCAGAGCTCGTAGAGCTTTTCCAGGTACGCGGCGACGCCGTCATCGTCGTTGGACAGCGTGACGTCGTCCGCGATCTCGCGTACGGCCGGGTGCGCGTTGGCCACCGCCACCGCCCGCCCGGCCCACGTCAGCATGGGTACGTCGTTGGGCATGTCGCCGAACGCCACCACCTCGGCCGGCTCGATCCCGCGTTCCGCGCAGAACCAGGCCAGCCCCGCCGCCTTGGTCACCCCCGCGGCGGAGATCTCCACCAGCCCGGAGTACGACGAGTGCGTCGCCTCCGCCAACCCGCCGAGCGCCTCCGCCACCAGCCGGGTGAAGACGTCCGGGTCCCGCTTGCCGGCCCGGATCAGCAGCTTCACCGCCGGCACCGACCCCAGCTCGTCCGGCGACGTGAAGGCCCGGATCGACGCGTCACCCGCGTCCCACAGGACCGGCCACTTGACGTCGTGCCGCAGCGCGCGCCCGTCCTCGACCTCGACCGCGAAGACCGCGTCGGGCACGGTTTCCCGCAGCCGGCGGGCCACCTCGACGAGCAGGTCCGGGGCCAGCGGGTCGGCCCGGAGGACCCGGTCGGCGTGCGGGTCGTACACGACGGCACCGTTGACGCAGACGGCCGGCAGCGGCGCGCGCAGCTGGTCGTACACCTGACTCAGCCAGCGGACCGGGCGGCCGGTCACCAGGACGACCTCCGCGGGTATCCGGTGCAGTACGTCGACGGTGCGCGGGCTGAGTGAGCGGTCCTGCCGCACGAGTGTGCCGTCGAGATCGGTGGCGACCAGGCGTGGCAGTGCTGCTCCCATCACCGCGACAGTAGTCGATCGAGGTAGACCGCTACGCCGTCGTCGTCGTTGCGCAAGGTGACCTCGTCGGCGAGCAGCCGCACGGTCGGGTGCGCGTTGGACACCGCGACCCGGCCCCACCCGGCCCACTCGAACATCGGGATGTCGTTCGGCATGTCACCGAAGACCAGCACCTCGGCCGGGTCGACGCCGAGCGCGCCCGCCACCACGGCGAGCCCGGTGGCCTTGTCCACGCCGGGCGGGCAGATCTCCACGAACCCGAGCCCGGCCTGGGTCACCGACGCCAGGTCCGGCGGCACGATCCGGCGCGCGGCGGCCAGCAGCGTGTCCACGTCGTGGTCCGCCGTACGCGCGAACGCCTTGATCACGTCGCCGGTGAGGCAGTCGGCGCGGGGCCGGGCCTCGAACCGGTCCGGGTAGCGCCAGGCCGGGTCGTGGTCGCCCCACAGCGGCGCGTCCGGCGCGTCCAGCGCCTCCACCATGACGGTCAGCGGCCCGACGTTCGCCTCCAGGTCGGCCAGCAGCCGGGCCAGCACCTGGCCGGCCAGCCGCTCGTCGCGCAGCACCACCGGCCCGGCCGGGTCGGTCTGGTCGACCACCCGGCCGCCGCCGGCCATCACGAGGTAGTCGGCCGCCCGGATGTCGTTTCGGGTGAGCTCGACCAGCCGCGGCCCGCGCCCGGTCGCGCCGACGATCGGGATGCCGGCAGCGCGTACCCGGTCGAGCACCTCATGGGTGAAGTCCGACACGGTGTCGTCGCTGCGTACCAGCGTCCCGTCGAGGTCGGTCGCGATCAGCTTGGGCAGTCCCGGGCGCGGCATGGTCCCTCCTCACCCGGCCGCCACGAGGCGGGGCATCCGCCCCGGTGACGGCGGGGGAGCAACCGTACCTCACCGAACGCTACGCAACCATGACTTCTGTGCGACGCCTAGGTCACGCTGGCTCTAACACGTCCCGGCCGCCCAGGTAGGGCTGGAGCGCCTTGGGCACCCGCACCGAGCCGTCCGGCTGCTGGTGGTTTTCCAGGATCGGGATCAGCCACCGCGTCGTCGCGAGGGTGCCGTTGAGCGTCGCCGCCGTCTGCGTCTTGCCGTCCGCGTCGCGGTAGCGGATGCCCAGGCGGCGGGCCTGGAACGTGGTGCAGTTCGAGGTGGAGGTGACCTCGCGGTAGCGGCCCTGCGACGGCACCCACGCCTCGCAGTCGTACTTGCGGGCCGCGCTCGACCCCAGGTCGCCGGCCGCCGTGTCGATCACCCGGTAGGGCACCTCGACCTTGGCGAGCATCTCCTCCTCCCAGGCCAGCAGGCGCAGGTGCTCGGCGTGCGCCTCCTCGGGCCGGCAGAACGAGAACATCTCCACCTTGTTGAACTGGTGCACCCGCATGATGCCCCGCACGTCCTTGCCGTGCGAGCCCGCCTCCCGGCGGAAGCAGGACGACGAACCGGCGTACCGGATCGGCTGGTCCAGGTCGAGGATCTCGCCCGCGTGGTACGCCGCCAGCGCCGCCTCGCTGGTGCCGACCAGGAAGAGGTCGTCGGCCTCCAGCCGGTAGATCTCGCTGGCGTGCGCGCCCAGGAAGCCGGTGCCCTCCATCGACTCCGGCTTCAGCAGCACGGGCGGGATGACCGGCGTGAGGCCGTACTCGACCGCCTGCGCGATCGCCAGCTGCAACAGCCCCATCTCCAGCAGCGCACCGACGCCGGTCAGGAAGTAGAACCGGCTGCCCGACACCTTCGCGCCGCGCTCCATGTCGATCGCCCGCAGCGCCTCACCGATCACCAGGTGGTCGCGCGGCTCGGCCAGGTCGGGCTTCTGACCGACCTCACGCAGCACCACGAAGTCGTCCTCGCCGCCGGGCGGCGCGCCGGCCTCCACCACGTTGGGCACGGCCAGGTGCGCCTGGCGCAGGACCTGCTCGGCCTGGGTGGCGGCCGCTTCGGCCGCCTTCACCTCCGCCGACAATTCCTTGGTACGCGCCAGCAGCGCGGCCTTCTCGTCGCCGGTGGCCTGGGATACCCGCTTGCCGAGCGCCTTCTGCTCGGCCCGCACCGCCTCGAACGCCTGCACCGCGGACCGCCGGCCTTCCTCGGCGCGCAGCAGGTCGTCGACCAGCGACTCGGACTCGCCACGAGTCCGCTGGCTGGCACGTACGACGTCCGGGTCTTCGCGTAACAGGCGGAGGTCAATCACGACATAAAGCCTAGGCGACTCAACTATCGGTTTTTCCGTCGGGCAGCGGCACGAAGGGCGGGGTCGGCGCGACCGTGAGATCGATGGGCGGCGGGAGGTCGGCCTCGGGGTCGTGGGCCTCCCGCGCCTGGCGCGGTCGCCGCCAGGGCCAGTCCGCCTGCTCGGCCGGCTCCTCGTCGGCCTTCTCCGGCGCCGCTTCCGGGGACGGTTGCGCCGGCGGGGGCGCCGGCATGAGGCGGCCGGAGATGAACAGGGCCACGCCGAGGAACACCACGCCGATGAACGCCGTCGTGAGCCCGCGGCCGTACTCCACCTCGTACGGCACCGCCCCGCCGAAGGTCATCGGGCCGAAGACCACGCTGCGGTCGTCGATGTCGATGGCGATCGCGACGAGGATGGCCGCCAGGACGCCGGTCGTGGTGAGGCCCAGCACCCGGGCGTGATCGCGCACCGTGGGCCGCCCGAACAGCACCAGCCCGAGGCAGCCGACCAGGCCGAAGATCCCCACGAGGTACGCCGCCGACCAGGCGCCCAGGTCGGCGACGCCGGTGGCGATGGGCTGGCCGGTCGAGTCGGGCGTGAAGATCCCCTCCTCGGTCATCGTGGTGATCTGCCACTCGCCGATCATCGAGGCGAAGACGGCGACCGCCCCAGCCCGGCGAGCACCGGCACCAGCCGCTTGTCCCGCCGTACGCCGGCGAGGGCCTGGGTGAGCACGGCGCGGCGGCTGCGCGGCTCCTTGTCGCCGAACTCGACGACCTCCGCCTCTTCCTCGACGACCTGCGTCATGACGCGCCGGCTTCCTTCTCGAGCGTGCTCAACATGACCACCCGCGTCTCGACATAGCGCCCAGCTCCCGACTCCCGGACCAGCCGGTGCTGATGGACGATCGCCTCTCCGTCGTCGGTCTCCTCGACACGCCAGAACTCGGGGATGCCACCGGCGGCGTATTGCTGCGGCTTGACGACCCGATCTGCGCGCCGTGAGTCGGGCGAGACGACCTCGATGACCAGCTCGAACTCGCGCGCCGGGTGGTATGCGACGTTCCCTGCGGGGCGATCGCGGAATACGCCAACGTCGCAGTCGTAGATCTCACCCCGCCCGATCACGACGCCGCACTCTGGATATGCCTCCAGTCCGGTGGACCGGAGCAGGTGTGTGATACGAAACTGGGCGTCTCCATGCCATGGGCGCATCGCCGCAGCCGACACGATCAGGTTCCCTTCACTCACCTGGTAGCGATAGTCGCGAGGGAGTCTCTCCAGCATCTCCGGTGTCCACTCGACGGTCACCGGCAGCTCGATAACCTGCATCGCGCACCTCCTGGGCTGCTCCCCACCCAGGATAGGCGTCAAAAACGTTGGGTGCGGACTGACAAAAGGGCACCACCCAGGGCCAAAACGATGGGCGCGGCCACTCCGTACCCGATGCCGGGACCGCGCGTGGCGCGGACGTCGATCATCGCGAGCCCGCTGGTGATGGTGTCGACCGACGCCCCGACGACGTGGTTGCTGAGGAGGTTGGCGACCAGCATGCCGGTCACGCCGACGGCGAGGCCGGCCACCGCGGCGCCGCGGGCCGCGCCGCCGGTGGCGGTCGCGGCGCCCGCCACGAGGCCGAGCAGCGCGAAGAGCGCGAGCACGTACCACCAGCCGCGCTCCAGCTGGAACACCGCGATGCCGCCGGACTCGTCGAGGGCGGCTTCGCCCGCGGGTACGTCGACGGCCAGCCGGTAGCGCGCCCACGGTATGGCGAGCGCCAGCAAGGCGAGCACGAACCCGGCCGCCACCAGCACGCCGCCGCCCACCGTGGCCAACCTCCGGGTCATGACGGGGATCGTCGCATCGCGCTGCGGTTTGGGCTAGCGTCGCGCATATGGCTATCCGCACCGCGACTGCCCTGTGGCAGGGCAACCTCACCGAGGGTTCCGGCACGATCCGCACTGGCAAGGGTGGGCTCGAGGGGAACTACTCGTTCAAGTCCCGTTTCGAAGAGGGCGAGGGCACCAACCCCGAGGAGCTCATCGGCGCCGCGCACGCCGGCTGCTTCTCGATGTTCCTCTCCAAGGTCATCGCCGACTCCGGCTACACCCCGGAGTCCGTGGACACCACGGCCAACGTGCACCTGGAGAAGACCGACGCCGGTCAGACCGTGACCCGGATCGACCTTGAGACCGTCGGTTCGGTGCCGGGCGTCGATGAGGCCGAGTTCGTCAAGATGGCGGAGAACGCCAAGGCGAACTGCCCGATCTCCCGGCTGCTCGCCCCCGGCGCCGAGATCACCCTGACCGCCCGCCTGGCCTGAGGTGCAAGGAAGGGCACCCTGTTCACGCTTTCTGCATAGCAGGGGCCCTTCCTAACCCATCGGGCACAATGGCTGGGTGCCCGTTGAGATGAGCCGGGAACGGTTCGAGGAACTGGTCAGCGAGGCGCTCGACGAGGTGCCCGAAGAGCTGCTCGGCCTCATGAGCAACGTTGTGATCCTGGTCGAGGACGACCCTCCGCGCGGCGACCCGCACCTGCTCGGCGTGTACGAGGGGTACGCGCTCACCCGCCGCGGCTGGGACTACGGTGGCGTGCTGCCCGACCGGATCACCATCTTCCGCAATCCCACGCTGCGCGTCTGCGATACCGAGGACGACGTGGTGGACGAGGTCGCGATCACGGTCGTCCACGAGATCGCCCACCACTTCGGCATCGACGACGAGCGGCTGCACGAGCTCGGCTGGGGCTGACCTTGCCTTGCCCTCCTACCCTCCTGGGCATGCGTAGCGCGCTGTTCTCGGCAGAGAACCTCGAGAAGGAGTCCGCCCAGCCCGGAATGCGGCTGCAGAACTCGAAGATGCTGAAGATAGAGCTCAACGGCGAGTGCATGGCCCGTACCGGCGCCATGGTCGCCTACCAGGGGCAGGTGCAGTTCCAGGCCCTCGGTTCGGGTGGGATCGGCAAGTTTCTCAAGCAGAAGCTGACCGGCGAGGGCGTACCCCTGATGAAGATGGCGGGCCGCGGCGATGTGTTTCTCGCGGACCTCGCCTCGGACGTGCACCTGATCGACCTGGAGCCCGGCGACGCCCTGTCGATCAACGGTTCCAGCGTGCTGGCGTTCGACTCGACCCTCCAGTACGACATCAAGATGGTCCAGGGCATGGGGATGCTCTCCTCGGCCGGCCTGTTCAACTGCGTGTTCACGGGCCAGGGGCGGATCGCGGTCACCACCAAGGGCACCCCGGTCGTGCTGAACGTCGACCAGCCCACGTTCGTCGACCCGCAGGCGGCGGTCTGCTGGTCGGCCAACCTGCAGACCGGCTACCACCGGGCCGAGCAGTTGGGCCTCGGCACGCTGCTCGGGCGGCGTACCGGCGAGGCGTTCACGATGAGCTTCGCGGGGCAGGGCTTCGTGGTGGTCCAGCCCTCGGAGGAGCCGCCCGTGCAGGGCAGCGGCCAGCAGCAGCAGAGCGGCGGCCTGGGCAGCCTCCTCGGCGGCTGAGCTCAGGCCAGGTCGCCGGCCCGGAGGCGGGCCAGCCACGCGGCGGCGTCCGCGTAGTCCACATCGGAGAGTCCGGCCGGCGCGGGGACCGGCCGGTCGGACTCCGTCGCCCAGCGGTGCCTCGGGTACGAGCCGAGGAAGCGCACCTCGGCGCAGACCCGGCGCAGACCCTGGAGCGCCTCGCCGAGCCGGCCGTCGGCCACGTGCCCGGAGCAGTCCAGGAAGAACGCGTACCGGCCCAGCTGCTCCCCGGTGGGCCGGGACTCGATGCGGGTGAGGTTGACCCCGCGTACGGCCAGCTCCATGAGGACGGCGAGCAGGGCGCCGACCCGGTCGTGTGAGATGAAGACCGCCAGCGATGTGACGTCGTCGCCGGTCGGCTCGGGGGGCGGCCCCGGGCGGGTCACCAGTACGAACCGGGTGACCGCGTCCGAATGGTCGGCGATCTTGTCAGCCAGCACCGACAACTTGTACCGGGTCGCGCCGATGGGGGCGCAGATCGCGGCGTCGTACTCGCCCTCGGCTGCCGCGATGGCGGCCGTCGAGTTGGAGAGCACGTCGACGACCGTCGCGGCCGGGAGGTGGGCCTGGAGCCAGCCGCGGCACTGGGTGGATGCCTGCGGGTGGGCCGCCACCGTCTGGATCCGGTCCAGCGAAACCCCGGCGCGGGTGCCGAGCACGAACTCCACCGGGATCACCACCTCGCGGGTGATCACCAGCGGCGCCCCGTCGATCATCTCGTCGAGCGTGACGCCCACCGCGCCGCCGATCGAGTTCTCCAGGGGTACGAGGGCGGCGTCGGCGTCGCCGCCACGGACCGCGTCGAGGGCCTCCGGGACGCTCCGCATGGGCGTACGGATGCCGCGCTCGGCTGCGGGGATCGTCCGCAGCGCCTGCTCGGTGAAGGTCGCCTCGGGACCGAGGAAGACGAAGCGGGTGGGTGGAACTCCGGGCATGTGATCAGGTTAAACCGTTCCGGGGCGGGGCCGGACTCGCAGGCCACCTCGCGGATGCCGGCGGGCGCGCTCGTGCGCACCGGGATGTTGCAGACGTTGGTGCCGGCCGTGACGAGGGTCAGCGCGCCGGGGGAGCCCTTCGTCACCACGGCCAACGGATCCCGCCCGTTCACGGTCACCACGCTGTACTGCCACGTGCCGGCGCACAGTGGCGTGTCGGCGCGCACGGTCGCGGTGGCGCCGGACGGGAGCAGCCCGGAGGTATTGCGCAGCAGCGAGATCACCTGAGTGCCGCTGGGCGTGCCGTCGCATGCGACCGCCTGCGCCTCGCCGAACGTGCGGCTCGGGGTTGGCCCGAGCGTGGGCGGCATGGAGGGGACGACCGCCGGCGGGGCCGTGGACGGGCCACTCTGCGGCGACGGCACCACGCTCCCCGGTGGATCGCGCAGCTCCGGGGGCACGCCACACCCGGTGGCCAGGGCGGCGCAGGCGAGCACGGCGGCCGCCGTACGCAAAGGGACGCGGGCGTGGGCAGGCACGCGACTCCTCGGGCATAGGTCAGGGTCGTTACGACAGGCGACTCAATCCTAGGCGGACGGAGCCGTCAGTCCACGACCGACTCACACCTCGCAGAAGAAGGTGAGCGAACCCGAGACCGTGCCCTCGTCGGAGATCGGCGTGGCGATGGCGTCCACCGTGGCCGCCTCGGGCGTGCCGCCCGCGGGCACCCGCAGCAGACCGCGCGCCAGCCGGCCGGAGGAGAGCGCCAGCAGCGGCGGAATCTTTTCGATCTCGGTCTCGGTCAGCTCGCTGCGGGCCTGGGTGAAGTCGACCAGGCGCAGCACCCCGTCGAGCAGCGACCGGCCGGTCGCCTCGGCCGGGCTACCGAGCCCGAGCAGCTGGCACGCGGACTCGGAGACCGCCACGATCGCGAAGTCGGCGTCGATCAGCAGGCAGGGCTCCGCGGCCGCCGCGACGGTGGCGGACCACAGCTCGACGCTGCTGCCGTACTCCGGCTCGATGCTCGTGCGAGCTTGCGGCACGAACGCTTCCGAGAGCGAGAGTTCGACGTGCGCCACCCGCGCCTCCAATACAGTCCGCCGGCCCACCGCTACGCTAACCGGTTTTGGCGCCGATCGCCGACCCCGGTCCATCCGGCGGGTTTGTCCGGAACGGCTGGCTGGCACGCTACCGGCGGGCACTCCGCTTGTCAGCGGCCGTTCGGCCGTCCTCGTACCACCGGTAGTCGGCCGAGGACCGGTACGGAGCGTTGAGCCAAGTAGCCGGGTGGCGGGCAACCTGGGACAGCTTTTCCGCCGTGGCGGGACTGATGCGCTGGCCGCCGGCCACGAGCAGGCGGTCGAGCTCCCGGTGGGTGGCGACGAGACAGTCCTTCGGCAGCCCGTACACGCTGATCTGGCCGGATCCGACGAAGGTCAGCACCGGCGTGACCGGCACAGCCATGCCGACCGCCGCGGAGAGTGCCTTGCTCGCGCGCTTGGCGTCGCGGCGGGCCTCGGCGAAGTAGCCGGGGCGCTTGCCGTTGATCTGCACGACGTCGCCAGCGATCATGACGCGGGCCCGGCCATGGTCGGCGACCGTCACCGCGAAGAGGCCGCTCGGGCCGATCGCCAGGAACCCGGCGCGCTCGTCACGGGCGCGGCCGTCGATGTCGAGCCAGGGAGCGGCGGGCACCTCGGTGCGCGGCCAGTCCACCACGTGCCACGCCGGGCCGAGGTGGTCCAGGCGGGTGAGCGCGCGGTTTCCGGCGGCTTCTACCCGCTTGGCGTCCCGCTCGGCGCGCCGCCGACGGGCCCACTCCAGCGGGGTGGGTCGAACCGCTTCGAGAACGGGGTGATGGTCGACATTGGGGACGGGGGAGCGCCCGCTGCGGGGGACAGCTCGACGCGCGGGGAAGACGGTCATCGCGGACCTCCGGCAAAAGGTCTCTCGAAGTTGTGGTTCCACTACCGTACGTGGTTAGACGGGTACGGAAGAAGGAGTGACGGGGAGTGAGTGGGGATGAATGCCGCATTCACGACCCGCCTCTTTTGTCAGATAGCGCTACCCGACTGACCTACGCTGCCCATTGTGGCCCATTACGTGGATAGCGAGGTTGGCAGACTCGTCACAGTCCTCCTGCACCGCCCGGGTCCCGAGCTGGCCCGGCTGACGCCGCGCAACAACGATTCGCTGCTCTTCGATGCGATCCCGTGGGTGGGGCGGGCCCAGGAGGAACACGACGCCTTCGCGGGCGCCCTACGCGGGCGCGGCGTGGAGGTGCTCTACCTCAGCGCCCTGCTCGCCGAGACCCTGGCGATCGACGAGGCGCGCGCCGAGCTGACCGCGCTGGTGCTCGCCGACCTGCGGCTGGGCGACACGCTGCGCCGTCGGGTGGCCGACCACCTGACGTACCTCGACCCGGTTGGACTGTCCGATGTGCTCACCGCCGGGCTGGCGCACGAGGAGCTGCGCGGGCGTACCGGAGGGTTGGTCTACGCGCTGATGGACCAGCACGACTTCATCATCGACCCGCTGCCCAACCTGC
Coding sequences within:
- a CDS encoding HAD family hydrolase encodes the protein MGAALPRLVATDLDGTLVRQDRSLSPRTVDVLHRIPAEVVLVTGRPVRWLSQVYDQLRAPLPAVCVNGAVVYDPHADRVLRADPLAPDLLVEVARRLRETVPDAVFAVEVEDGRALRHDVKWPVLWDAGDASIRAFTSPDELGSVPAVKLLIRAGKRDPDVFTRLVAEALGGLAEATHSSYSGLVEISAAGVTKAAGLAWFCAERGIEPAEVVAFGDMPNDVPMLTWAGRAVAVANAHPAVREIADDVTLSNDDDGVAAYLEKLYEL
- a CDS encoding HAD family hydrolase — encoded protein: MPRPGLPKLIATDLDGTLVRSDDTVSDFTHEVLDRVRAAGIPIVGATGRGPRLVELTRNDIRAADYLVMAGGGRVVDQTDPAGPVVLRDERLAGQVLARLLADLEANVGPLTVMVEALDAPDAPLWGDHDPAWRYPDRFEARPRADCLTGDVIKAFARTADHDVDTLLAAARRIVPPDLASVTQAGLGFVEICPPGVDKATGLAVVAGALGVDPAEVLVFGDMPNDIPMFEWAGWGRVAVSNAHPTVRLLADEVTLRNDDDGVAVYLDRLLSR
- the serS gene encoding serine--tRNA ligase — its product is MIDLRLLREDPDVVRASQRTRGESESLVDDLLRAEEGRRSAVQAFEAVRAEQKALGKRVSQATGDEKAALLARTKELSAEVKAAEAAATQAEQVLRQAHLAVPNVVEAGAPPGGEDDFVVLREVGQKPDLAEPRDHLVIGEALRAIDMERGAKVSGSRFYFLTGVGALLEMGLLQLAIAQAVEYGLTPVIPPVLLKPESMEGTGFLGAHASEIYRLEADDLFLVGTSEAALAAYHAGEILDLDQPIRYAGSSSCFRREAGSHGKDVRGIMRVHQFNKVEMFSFCRPEEAHAEHLRLLAWEEEMLAKVEVPYRVIDTAAGDLGSSAARKYDCEAWVPSQGRYREVTSTSNCTTFQARRLGIRYRDADGKTQTAATLNGTLATTRWLIPILENHQQPDGSVRVPKALQPYLGGRDVLEPA
- a CDS encoding Uma2 family endonuclease codes for the protein MQVIELPVTVEWTPEMLERLPRDYRYQVSEGNLIVSAAAMRPWHGDAQFRITHLLRSTGLEAYPECGVVIGRGEIYDCDVGVFRDRPAGNVAYHPAREFELVIEVVSPDSRRADRVVKPQQYAAGGIPEFWRVEETDDGEAIVHQHRLVRESGAGRYVETRVVMLSTLEKEAGAS
- a CDS encoding OsmC family protein; translated protein: MAIRTATALWQGNLTEGSGTIRTGKGGLEGNYSFKSRFEEGEGTNPEELIGAAHAGCFSMFLSKVIADSGYTPESVDTTANVHLEKTDAGQTVTRIDLETVGSVPGVDEAEFVKMAENAKANCPISRLLAPGAEITLTARLA
- a CDS encoding metallopeptidase family protein encodes the protein MSRERFEELVSEALDEVPEELLGLMSNVVILVEDDPPRGDPHLLGVYEGYALTRRGWDYGGVLPDRITIFRNPTLRVCDTEDDVVDEVAITVVHEIAHHFGIDDERLHELGWG
- a CDS encoding AIM24 family protein produces the protein MRSALFSAENLEKESAQPGMRLQNSKMLKIELNGECMARTGAMVAYQGQVQFQALGSGGIGKFLKQKLTGEGVPLMKMAGRGDVFLADLASDVHLIDLEPGDALSINGSSVLAFDSTLQYDIKMVQGMGMLSSAGLFNCVFTGQGRIAVTTKGTPVVLNVDQPTFVDPQAAVCWSANLQTGYHRAEQLGLGTLLGRRTGEAFTMSFAGQGFVVVQPSEEPPVQGSGQQQQSGGLGSLLGG
- the pheA gene encoding prephenate dehydratase; translation: MPGVPPTRFVFLGPEATFTEQALRTIPAAERGIRTPMRSVPEALDAVRGGDADAALVPLENSIGGAVGVTLDEMIDGAPLVITREVVIPVEFVLGTRAGVSLDRIQTVAAHPQASTQCRGWLQAHLPAATVVDVLSNSTAAIAAAEGEYDAAICAPIGATRYKLSVLADKIADHSDAVTRFVLVTRPGPPPEPTGDDVTSLAVFISHDRVGALLAVLMELAVRGVNLTRIESRPTGEQLGRYAFFLDCSGHVADGRLGEALQGLRRVCAEVRFLGSYPRHRWATESDRPVPAPAGLSDVDYADAAAWLARLRAGDLA
- a CDS encoding PAS domain-containing protein, which codes for MAHVELSLSEAFVPQARTSIEPEYGSSVELWSATVAAAAEPCLLIDADFAIVAVSESACQLLGLGSPAEATGRSLLDGVLRLVDFTQARSELTETEIEKIPPLLALSSGRLARGLLRVPAGGTPEAATVDAIATPISDEGTVSGSLTFFCEV